From Arachis stenosperma cultivar V10309 chromosome 2, arast.V10309.gnm1.PFL2, whole genome shotgun sequence, one genomic window encodes:
- the LOC130962342 gene encoding vacuolar-sorting receptor 1-like, protein MRIKVTVVWCVWILALLWQHHVVARFVVEKNNLKITSPRSLRGIYECAIGNFGVPKYGGAMIGAVVYPKANQNGCNRFEGADASLFASRPGGFPTFLLVDRGECYFTLKAWNAQKGGAAAILVADDRIEPLITMDTPEEGTGANDDDYIEKINIPSALVSKGLGDSIKAALASGDMVNVNLDWREALPHPDDRVEYEFWTNSNDECGAKCDAQLSFVSSFKGAAQLLEQKGFTQFTPHFITWYCPQAFILSKQCKAQCINNGRYCAPDPDQDFSRGYDGRDVVIQNLRQACFFKVANESKKPWQWWDYVTDFAIRCPMRENRYTQECSDQVIASLGVDVKKIRDCVGDPNADAENPVLKKEQDAQIGKGTRGDVTILPTLIINNRQYRGKLSREAVLKAICSAFKETTEPSICLTPDMETNECLVNNGGCWQDKSANITACRDTFRGRVCECPVVQNVKFVGDGYTHCEATARLRCAVNNGGCWKGAQEGRVYSACIDDHTKGCKCPPGFRGDGVHSCEDIDECKEKLACQCPECNCKNTWGSYECKCNSGLYYMRDNDMCIGKYTASVNSGGFIIWVIFLVIAIVGLVGYAFYKYRIQRYMDSEIRAIMAQYMPLDNQPDASVQLQQGV, encoded by the exons ATGAGAATAAAGGTAACTGTTGTGTGGTGTGTTTGGATTCTGGCTCTGCTATGGCAGCATCACGTGGTGGCAAGGTTCGTGGTGGAGAAGAACAATCTGAAGATCACGTCTCCCAGATCACTCAGAGGTATCTACGAATGCGCAATTGGAAACTTCGGTGTACCGAAGTACGGAGGTGCCATGATCGGTGCTGTGGTTTATCCAAAGGCCAATCAGAACGGATGCAACCGATTCGAAGGCGCCGACGCCTCTCTCTTCGCTTCTAGGCCTGGTGGATTCCCGACCTTCCTTCTTGTTGATCGTGGAG AGTGCTACTTCACGTTAAAGGCATGGAACGCACAGAAGGGCGGAGCAGCGGCGATTCTGGTGGCGGATGACCGGATAGAGCCGTTGATAACGATGGACACGCCGGAGGAAGGGACCGGAGCAAACGATGACGACTACATCGAGAAGATTAACATCCCGTCGGCGCTGGTGAGCAAGGGGCTCGGGGACAGCATCAAGGCGGCTCTGGCGAGCGGCGATATGGTGAACGTGAATCTTGATTGGAGGGAGGCTCTTCCGCATCCAGACGACAGAGTTGAGTATGAGTTTTGGACAAACAGCAACGACGAGTGCGGAGCGAAGTGTGACGCTCAACTCAGCTTCGTTTCAAGCTTCAAAGGTGCAGCGCAGTTACTTGAGCAGAAAGGCTTCACTCAATTCACACCTCACTTCATCACATGGTACTGCCCTCAGGCATTCATCCTCAGCAAACAGTGTAAGGCTCAGTGCATCAACAATGGCAGGTACTGCGCCCCTGACCCTGACCAGGACTTTTCCCGAGGCTACGACGGCCGAGATGTCGTCATTCAAAACCTCCGCCAGGCTTGTTTCTTTAAAGTAGCTAATGAGAGCAAGAAGCCTTGGCAATGGTGGGACTATGTCACCGACTTCGCCATTCGCTGCCCTATGCGAGAGAATAGGTACACTCAGGAATGCTCGGATCAAGTGATTGCATCTCTTG GTGTTGATGTGAAGAAGATAAGAGATTGTGTTGGAGATCCTAATGCGGATGCTGAGAACCCAGTTCTTAAGAAGGAACAGGATGCACAG ATTGGGAAAGGCACTCGCGGTGATGTTACTATCCTGCCTACTCTCATCATAAACAACAGACAGTATAGAG GCAAGTTGTCAAGAGAAGCAGTACTCAAGGCCATCTGTTCTGCTTTCAAAGAAACCACTGAGCCATCGATTTGCTTAACTCCAG ACATGGAAACAAATGAGTGCCTCGTAAACAATGGTGGTTGTTGGCAGGACAAATCTGCTAACATTACTGCATGCAGG GACACATTCAGAGGAAGAGTTTGTGAATGCCCTGTTGTGCAAAATGTGAAATTTGTTGGTGACGGATATACTCATTGTGAAG CAACGGCACGCTTGAGGTGTGCAGTGAACAATGGAGGTTGTTGGAAGGGAGCCCAAGAAGGGAGGGTTTACTCTGCTTGCATT GATGACCACACAAAAGGTTGCAAGTGCCCTCCTGGATTCAGGGGTGATGGAGTCCACTCCTGTGAAG ATATCGATGAGTGCAAAGAGAAATTGGCCTGCCAGTGCCCAGAGTGCAATTGCAAGAACACCTGGGGAAGTTATGAATGCAAATGCAATAGCGGTTTGTACTACATGCGAGACAATGATATGTGTATAG GCAAATATACGGCTTCAGTGAACAGTGGAGGCTTTATCATTTGGGTTATTTTTCTGGTCATAGCTATTGTTGGTTTAGTGGGATATGCATTTTACAAGTACAGAATCCAG AGATATATGGATTCTGAGATAAGAGCAATTATGGCCCAATACATGCCATTGGATAATCAACCCGATGCCTCTGTTCAACTTCAACAAGGTGTGTAG
- the LOC130961541 gene encoding uncharacterized protein LOC130961541 → MMGFQFVSRTHHNRCYGNLIPILILIILIAQQSNVNGSIHEYSKEPFIHRSNAFFFHGGSEALFASSSASQSFIKFESVVFTRPKFSAAKHGDMQQNTGLVEAIVLEVKDRLRIGGSHLKSELICCTKELSDSHLCNLGEVIIEKNPDNPEFPRRIKTFFQGTEEHTAMETQTVTVNATGMYYLYFMFCDPELQGTIISGRTVWRNPNGYLPGKMIPLMRFYGLMSLAYLVMGMVWFARFVQLWKDIIHLHYHITAVIALGMCEMAVWYFEYANLNATGSRPMGITVWAVSLSTVKKTVSRLLLLVVSMGYGVVRPTIGGSGMSSKSRMMLLAVLYFVASEALLLVEHLGNINDFSGNAKLLLVLPVVCLDSCFILWIFSSLSSTLEKLQMRRNLAKLDLYRKFTNTLAVSVLLSIAWIGFELYYNATDPLSELWQIAWVIPAFWSLLSYALLLVICILWAPSRNPTRYAYMEGDDFDEEGISLTSGVAKMSGDVKGSIVPDREDIEEDKRE, encoded by the exons ATGATGGGTTTTCAGTTTGTGAGTCGCACCCACCATAACCGTTGCTATGGAAATCTAATTCCGATTCTGATTCTGATTATTCTGATCGCACAGCAATCGAATGTGAATGGCTCCATCCACGAGTACTCGAAGGAGCCCTTCATCCACCGCTCCAATGCTTTTTTCTTCCACGGCGGCAGCGAGGCCCTCTTCGCCTCCTCCTCCGCCTCCCAATCCTTCATAAAGTTCGAGAGCGTGGTCTTCACGCGCCCCAAATTCTCCGCCGCGAAGCACGGCGACATGCAGCAGAACACGGGCCTGGTGGAGGCCATCGTCCTGGAAGTGAAGGATCGCCTCCGCATCGGCGGGTCCCACCTCAAATCGGAGCTTATCTGCTGCACCAAGGAGCTTTCCGATAGCCACCTCTGCAACCTCGGCGAGGTCATCATCGAGAAGAATCCCGACAACCCGGAGTTCCCGAGGCGCATCAAGACCTTCTTCCAGGGCACCGAGGAGCATACCGCCATGGAGACACAAACCGTTACCGTCAACGCCACGGGAATGTACTACCTCTACTTCATGTTCTGCGATCCGGAGCTGCAAGGCACCATCATCTCCGGCAGAACCGTGTGGCGGAACCCTAACGGTTATTTACCGGGCAAAATGATCCCTCTGATGCGATTCTACGGGTTAATGTCGCTGGCGTATCTTGTGATGGGGATGGTTTGGTTCGCGAGATTCGTGCAGCTGTGGAAGGATATCATCCATTTGCATTATCATATCACGGCGGTGATTGCTTTGGGGATGTGCGAGATGGCGGTTTGGTACTTCGAGTATGCCAATTTGAATGCCACCGGGAGCAGGCCCATGGGGATTACGGTGTGGGCCGTAAGCTTGAGCACGGTGAAGAAGACGGTGTCGCGGCTTCTGCTGCTGGTTGTGTCCATGGGATATGGTGTGGTGAGGCCCACCATTGGAGGCAGTGGGATGAGCTCCAAGTCCAGGATGATGCTTCTTGCTGTACTCTACTTTGTGGCCTCCGAGGCCCTCCTCCTTGTCGAGCATTTGGGCAACATTAACGACTTTTCCGGCAATGCTAAGCTTCTTCTTGTGCTCCCTGTTGTTTGCCTCGATTCCTGCTTCATTCTCTGGATCTTCTCTTCTTTGTCCAGCACCCTCGAGAAGCTGCAG ATGAGGAGAAACTTGGCTAAGCTGGACCTCTACAGAAAATTCACAAATACGCTTGCCGTCTCTGTCTTGCTCTCTATTGCATGGATTGGCTTTGAG CTATACTACAATGCAACTGATCCTCTGAGCGAGCTGTGGCAAATAGCTTGGGTCATTCCAGCTTTCTGGTCTTTGCTTTCTTATGCTCTATTGCTCGTTATATGCATCCTTTGGGCTCCTTCTCGTAACCCCACTAG ATATGCATACATGGAAGGAGATGACTTTGACGAGGAGGGTATCTCTCTGACAAGCGGCGTAGCAAAGATGAGTGGGGACGTGAAAGGTTCTATTGTCCCAGATCGAGAAGATATTGAGGAAGATAAGCGAGAATGA
- the LOC130960873 gene encoding WRKY DNA-binding transcription factor 70-like isoform X1: protein MKMIMEDDDIVSREDGIKAIIEEELVRGRDFANQLRQRIVTNKEDDDSADHQRLLSNVLTSFANTLSLLNKYPIHPNPIRLHQSSASSSSSHNSDLLIMQMLHPQIHPCLLTYDNHICKTPPPADTRGSYRRKRNIETWKKETENEREEDGHQWRKYGQKAIQNEKYTRNYFRCTHKYEQGCQATKYVQRIQEKPPLYRATYHGRHTCTNTDTTNNHVLIMEELDHPTSSSSSSIFLSFDNSFPNPPTNPFLSPSSSSLFPSTAPPLPPMMIVEEDRQVLPSTTSTHPVLDDSSRHHVVPILSSSEDNNICWDDMMIAAMSQVLYGSVDEG from the exons ATGAAAATGATTATGGAGGATGATGATATTGTTAGCAGGGAAGATGGTATCAAGGCAATAATCGAGGAGGAGCTTGTGAGAGGGCGTGACTTTGCCAATCAGCTAAGACAACGTATCGTCACCAATAAAGAAGATGATGACTCAGCTGATCATCAACGGCTTCTCAGTAACGTCCTCACCTCCTTCGCCAACACCCTCTCTCTCTTGAACAAATATCCCATACATCCAAATCCAATTCGTCTTCACCAATCTTctgcttcttcctcttcttcccaTAATAGTGATCTTCTCATCATGCAAATGCTGCACCCGCAGATCCACCCTTGCTTGCTTACATATGACAACCACATTTGCAAGACCCCGCCGCCGGCGGACACAAGAGGCTCTTATCGGAGAAA AAGAAACATAGAGACATGGAAGAAGGAGACGGAGAATGAAAGAGAGGAGGATGGGCATCAATGGAGGAAGTACGGACAGAAGGCAATCCAGAATGAGAAATACACAAGGAACTACTTCCGATGCACTCACAAGTACGAACAGGGATGCCAAGCAACCAAGTATGTTCAGAGAATTCAAGAGAAGCCTCCGTTGTACAGGGCCACCTATCATGGCCGCCACACCTGCACCAACACAGACACTACTAATAACCACGTACTCATCATGGAGGAATTAGATCACCCtacttcctcctcctcctcctccataTTCCTCAGCTTTGACAACTCCTTCCCTAATCCACCAACCAATCCCTTTCTttcaccatcttcttcttcgcTTTTCCCCTCAACAGCACCGCCGCTACCTCCGATGATGATAGTGGAAGAGGATCGGCAAGTTCTTCCCTCAACTACTTCAACCCACCCCGTTTTGGATGATTCGTCAAGGCATCATGTGGTTCCTATATTATCATCCTCAGAAGATAATAATATTTGCTGGGATGATATGATGATAGCTGCCATGTCTCAAGTGTTATACGGTTCTGTTGATGAGGGATGA
- the LOC130962504 gene encoding protein MAIN-LIKE 2-like gives MVRNYGTPEGHIINYLDHPVYPNKNLLVRKLDPPQTWNLMVKNYLRATGFYHVSRIGVIRGFHPLLAALVERWRPESHTFVLPVGEVTVTLEDVAHIFGLSIDGEPVSGWTNSSSDFVRSQSMAVFGREPVVSGNLKSYIKLGWVRRIRDAKPLDTEESIRRYVRCQIFCLLGSTLFTDKSTAYAHAKYLPLLRDFERIHTYSWGSACLAHLYRALCRVSRYDTKEMDGPLNLLFVWAWERMPCLAPVPRHTLPPAEIPVAMRWSHSERTTSWLAKTVVNFRVDIDYMQEFEWRPYEGMIIPGELHGHLDVCDTVAPLLSFE, from the exons ATGGTTCGTAATTATGGTACTCCGGAGGGacatattataaattatttggaTCATCCAGTTTAT CCTAACAAGAATTTGTTGGTGCGTAAACTGGATCCGCCACAGACGTGGAACTTGATGGTGAAAAATTACTTACGCGCCACGGGATTCTACCACGTATCGAGGATTGGGGTGATAAGAGGATTTCACCCCTTATTAGCTGCTTTGGTTGAAAGGTGGAGGCCGGAGAGTCACACTTTTGTGTTGCCGGTGGGTGAGGTTACAGTGACATTGGAAGATGTCGCACATATATTTGGCTTATCAATCGATGGAGAACCTGTGAGTGGATGGACTAACAGTAGTAGTGACTTCGTTCGAAGTCAGAGCATGGCAGTATTTGGACGTGAACCAGTAGTCAGTGGTAATTTGAAATCCTATATAAAGCTTGGTTGGGTTCGACGTATCAGAGATGCGAAGCCGTTGGACACTGAAGAGTCCATAAGGAGATACGTCAGATGCCAGATTTTCTGTTTGTTAGGGTCGACCCTATTCACAGATAAGTCGACCGCATACGCCCACGCGAAGTATCTACCGTTGCTTCGCGATTTCGAGCGGATCCATACGTATAGTTGGGGGTCAGCATGTCTTGCACATCTTTACAGAGCATTGTGCCGTGTGTCACGATATGATACGAAGGAGATGGATGGCCCTCTTAATCTGTTGTTTGTTTGGGCATGGGAGCGAATGCCGTGTCTTGCGCCGGTACCGAGACATACCCTTCCACCTGCTGAGATACCAGTTGCCATGAG GTGGAGCCATTCGGAACGGACCACATCGTGGTTAGCGAAGACCGTAGTGAATTTTAGGGTTGATATAGACTACATGCAGGAG TTTGAGTGGCGGCCGTACGAAGGAATGATCATACCCGGTGAGTTACATGGACATCTTGATGTGTGTGATACCGTTGCTCCGTTGTTGTCGTTCGAGTGA
- the LOC130960873 gene encoding WRKY DNA-binding transcription factor 70-like isoform X2, which translates to MKMIMEDDDIVSREDGIKAIIEEELVRGRDFANQLRQRIVTNKEDDDSADHQRLLSNVLTSFANTLSLLNKYPIHPNPIRLHQSSASSSSSHNSDLLIMQMLHPQIHPCLLTYDNHICKTPPPADTRGSYRRKNIETWKKETENEREEDGHQWRKYGQKAIQNEKYTRNYFRCTHKYEQGCQATKYVQRIQEKPPLYRATYHGRHTCTNTDTTNNHVLIMEELDHPTSSSSSSIFLSFDNSFPNPPTNPFLSPSSSSLFPSTAPPLPPMMIVEEDRQVLPSTTSTHPVLDDSSRHHVVPILSSSEDNNICWDDMMIAAMSQVLYGSVDEG; encoded by the exons ATGAAAATGATTATGGAGGATGATGATATTGTTAGCAGGGAAGATGGTATCAAGGCAATAATCGAGGAGGAGCTTGTGAGAGGGCGTGACTTTGCCAATCAGCTAAGACAACGTATCGTCACCAATAAAGAAGATGATGACTCAGCTGATCATCAACGGCTTCTCAGTAACGTCCTCACCTCCTTCGCCAACACCCTCTCTCTCTTGAACAAATATCCCATACATCCAAATCCAATTCGTCTTCACCAATCTTctgcttcttcctcttcttcccaTAATAGTGATCTTCTCATCATGCAAATGCTGCACCCGCAGATCCACCCTTGCTTGCTTACATATGACAACCACATTTGCAAGACCCCGCCGCCGGCGGACACAAGAGGCTCTTATCGGAGAAA AAACATAGAGACATGGAAGAAGGAGACGGAGAATGAAAGAGAGGAGGATGGGCATCAATGGAGGAAGTACGGACAGAAGGCAATCCAGAATGAGAAATACACAAGGAACTACTTCCGATGCACTCACAAGTACGAACAGGGATGCCAAGCAACCAAGTATGTTCAGAGAATTCAAGAGAAGCCTCCGTTGTACAGGGCCACCTATCATGGCCGCCACACCTGCACCAACACAGACACTACTAATAACCACGTACTCATCATGGAGGAATTAGATCACCCtacttcctcctcctcctcctccataTTCCTCAGCTTTGACAACTCCTTCCCTAATCCACCAACCAATCCCTTTCTttcaccatcttcttcttcgcTTTTCCCCTCAACAGCACCGCCGCTACCTCCGATGATGATAGTGGAAGAGGATCGGCAAGTTCTTCCCTCAACTACTTCAACCCACCCCGTTTTGGATGATTCGTCAAGGCATCATGTGGTTCCTATATTATCATCCTCAGAAGATAATAATATTTGCTGGGATGATATGATGATAGCTGCCATGTCTCAAGTGTTATACGGTTCTGTTGATGAGGGATGA